The Sulfurihydrogenibium azorense Az-Fu1 genome contains the following window.
TTTGATTATGGAGATGTCTTATATGATACAGATTCTTTTGGAGAAAGGTAAAGCTTATAAACAATATCCACTAAAATTAAAGCACTTCCTATTAATATCATCGCATCTGGTACTATTCTAATCCACATCCAAAATCCTAAACCTTCTAATACTTCTCTTGTTCTCGCAGCCCAATATCCTATTTCGTATGCCCATTGAAATTGTTTAGTTCCAATAACCATTGTAGGAATTGCATATAAGAATATTCCCGCTGTTGTTAATCCAAAGGCAAGGTTTGAAAGCTTTTCATCCCAGTGAAGACCTTTTGCTAAAGCATTTGCTCTGACAATAAAGTAAAGAAATGCTATTGCTACATATCCAAATGCACCAAGTAGTGCAACGTGTCCATGAGCTATTCCAAAGTAGGTTCCGTGTTCGTAATAGTTAACTATAGGTAGATTTACTATCATTCCATAAAATCCTGCTCCTAACCAGTTTAAGAATGCAGAACCAGCAAGCCAGATAAACGCCATTCTAAATGGAAAATCTTTATGAGATACATGAGCATACTCTTTGTATGCTTCAACCATCAGTATAACAAGTGGTAAAGGCTCAAGGGATGAAAGTACACCACCCCAAGCAATCCACATCTCATTTTCTCCCATCCAGAAATAGTGGTGTCCTGTTCCAATCGTACCTGTAGCAACTATTAAGAATGCTTCAAAGAACATCATTATTGTTGCAAATCTAACACTGACAAGACCTAAAGCAACAGTTAAAAATGCCATAGTTCCCGCTGCAAAAAGTTCAAAAGTATTTTCAACCCAAAGATGAACGACCCACCATCTAAAGTAATCATCAACAGTAAAGTTTGGCATTATTTTTGTTAGGGGTGCCATACCAGCAAGATATAAAACAGCTATTGCAAAAGAAGACCATATAATCATCTGAAGTGGTGGAGTGATCTTTTCAGCTTTTCTTATTGTAAAGAATACTATCGCAAACCATAGGACAAGTCCAACTACTATTCCAATATCCCATAATCTACCTAATTCAATGTACTCTCTTCCTTCATTACCAAACCAAAACCAAAGATTATCAGGGAGTTTTCCTAAAGCTCCTAACCATAATCCTGCCAATCCTCCAAGTCCGACGATAACAAGTGCAATCCAAAGTATATCTACAGCTATTGGGAATTTAAAGTCTTTTCCTTTTGTAACTAACGGTGCTATAAATAATCCACCTGCCAACCAACCAATAGCAATCCAAAGAACTGCTAAGTTTAAATGGAAAGATCTTGCAGCGTTAAATGGTAATAATGATTGGGGAATTATCCAGCTATGGGCAGGATCTGCGTATAGGTGCGCTAAATATCCTCCCATAACCACCTGCAAGAAAAAGAACAGTGGAACTAATGGAACAAACTTTAAAACTTTTTGTTGCATAGGTGTTAAAGATGTTATAGTCAACGAAGGTTCCGGTTTTTCTCCATTAAATTTCATAAAGTAATCATAAAATGCCCATAAAACCACTATTGTTAATGTCCATATGGCCATTACTGCAACCAATGACCATGCTAATGATGAGAAAGAAGCAGTTAATCCAATCCTTGGTTCTGGCGGCCAGTTGTTTGTATAAGTTAAATTACTACCAGGTCTGGGGGATGCAGCGACCAAGGCAGACCAGTCAACGAATGCAGCAATCTTTTCCGCCTCTTCTGGTTTGATAATCCCTCCGATTAAGGAGTAATTTGGGTTTCCTTTTGTTAGAAATTCAACTAATTCTTGTTTTGCTTTTAAAAAAGCTTGTTCATGCTCAGGAGTAATCTGGGTTGTATCTGGCTTTAGTACAGATACTTCCCTCATATCTTTTTTAACAAGTGCGTCGATATAAGCTTTTTCAGCTGGATTTAAAGAATCAAAATTTTTTGATAACATTTTTTGCGAGTAGATTTCTTCTAAATGTCTTATTTTTTTGTCCAACATCATCGCAGTGTAATCAGGTCCTATGTATCCTCCATTACCAAGGATAGAGCCTTGATCCATAAGAACGTACTTTTGAAAGTAAGCTTTCCCTTGAACTACATCGTCATAAGTGTAAAGTGTTCCTGTAGCTCCTTTCACCTCCTTGGGAATAGGTGGAACATTTTTAATCTGATAGACAGTAAAGCCTGTAAAAAGTAAAACAGCAACAATCAGGCCTATCAGAAATGTCACAAACCACTTCTTGTAAGACCTTTCTTCAGCCATGACAAAACCTCCTATTAAAATTTTAATGAACTAAATAAACTCTACTTAAATAAACTAAAAAATAAATCAAAACCATAACCTGTATTAGAATTTTTTTAGTTTTTAAACTATCTCCTTTATATAAAAGGAGAAATATAAAAATAAATACCAGAATGGAAAAACCGCCAACCATAAAAAGTATGCTTATTCCAACATTGTTTGTTGTTAGGTCATCCATACCCCCCATACTGAGTATAGATAGAAGTCCTATTCCAGATAGAAAAGAAACAATCAAAAAAATAGATGAGAATTTTTTATATATGGACAAAACTTTACTTTCACATGTGTATTCACAAGCAAGAAGCATCAAAACAGAAGAACCAAAAAAGGCTGAATTTGTTATCATATGAGCCATATATGAAATTTTCCAGATAAATCCAACAATATCCATACAAACCTCACATCAAGCTTTTTAGTAAGAGAGTTATAATTGAAATAATGCAAGGACCTATTAGCAAAACAACTGTTAAAACTATTGGTATTCCCGCCAGTATGACAATAATCACAGCTTTCTTTAACCCATGTATAAGTTTCAATACACAGTGAACACCTACCCCTTTAAAATAATTTCAACAAAAACAGGAGGTAGGTTATATGAAAGGTATTATAGGAACCCCTATGTATATGACAACACTCTTTCCTAAAAAACTATCAAACAAGATTAAAGACATTCCTTTAACAAAAGAAGCCAAAAAAAGACTAAAATGGATACAGCACTACCAAGATACAAAAAATATATCCAAAACCTGCAGATACTTCGGAATATCAAGAACTACCTTCTATAAATGGTTTGAAAGATACAAAAAAGACGGACTTGAAGGACTTCTTGATAGACCTAAAACACCAAAAAACACAAGAAAACCAACTATAAGAAATCAGTACAGAGAACAAATAATAAAAGTCAGGAAACAAAACCCAACTTGGAGCAAAGAAAAAATATCGGCATATCTACAAGAAGAAAAAAACATAAAAGTATCACCATCTACAGTGTATAAAGTATTAAAAGAAGAAGGATTAATAGAGAGAACAAAATCAATTAAAATACAAAACAAAAGAAAAAAGAGTATAAAGAAGAAAAGGACAAAAAGAGGCTTGCAAGCACAAGCCCCAGGGGATGTAGTACAAATAGACGTAAAACACCTGAACATCGCAGGTGCAACATATTACCAATTCACAGCTATAGATAAGTATAGCAGATTTTGTTTTGCACGGGTATATGAAAGTAAAAATTCAAAGAAAACAAAAGAATTTTATATTGAGTTAAATGAGTATTTTGAATTTGAGATAAAGAGGGTACAAACAGATAACGGGAGTGAGTTTTTAGGGGAGTTTAACAAGTATTTAACGGATATAGGAGTGGAGCATTACTTTAGCTATCCAAGGAGTCCAAAGACTAATGGTGTTGTAGAAAGATTGATAAGGACAATAGAAGAGGAGTTATGGTTGATAGAGGGATTAGATTACACATTAGAGGAGATGAATAAGAAGTTAAGGAAGTATGTAAGGAAGTACAATTTTATAAGGCCACATCATTCTTTAGGATACAAAAGACCAGCAGACATTGTTTATGGAGTATGATAAAATTTTTAGGTGAAGGTGTTCACGATGTATAGAACTCATACATCTTCTTGATAGACCCATTTCACTAACCTCCGTTTAATTTAATAGTTGGGTTTTTAACTAAATATAAATGTAATTAAAATTAAAAACAATATCTAAATTTAAAACAAAAATATCTGAAATTATATTACTTTTGTTATATAATTTAAGTCATTGATTTAAATCAAGACATTTTTTTATTGAATAAAAAAATTGGGAACCGGAGGAGGTTCCCATGGGAGAAAACAAATGTAAAAGGAGGTGTGGTGGAACTTACATTTATATTTTATTGATAAGTTTTAACTTAATCATTGATTTTTATCAAAAATTTTAATAATAAAATGATAGTATATTTAGATTTAAAATTATTTTGTATATGTGAGGGTTAAATGGAGAATTTTACAACGTCTACTTTCGAAAAAATAAAAAGTATTATTAATTATTTTTCAATTGCTACTGAGGAAAAAAATTCTTTACTTGAGATACTTAAATATCCAGATATATCTTTTGAGTTTTCAATCTACTTAAAAAAAGAAAATCAAATAAAAAGTATTAAGGCTTATAGAGTACTTCATAACTCTTTGAACGGACCATACAAAGGAGGATTAAGAATATCTCAAGATATAACTTACCAAGAACTTTTAGAATTATCTACGCTCATGACTTTAAAAAATGCTTTACTTGATATTCCTTTTGGTGGTTCAAAAGGCGGAATTTCAATTGGTTCAAAATCTCTAACATTGGAAGAAAAAGAACTAATCATAAGAGAATATGTAAGAAAGTTAAGTAAATATATTGACGAGTATACTGATATTCCTGCTCCTGATATGAACACAGATGAGTATGATATGAACGTTTTCTTTGATGAATATTCAAAAATAAAGGGAAAGCCAGTTTATGCTATAGTTACTGGAAAATCTCCTGAACTAAAAGGCATTGAATATAGGAAGTTTTCTACGGGATATGGTGTTGCTTATATAACCGATAAAGTTATAAAAGATTTTTTAAACAAGGATAATGTAAAAATAGCTATTCAAGGTTTTGGAAAAGTTGGAAAATACACATTCAAAAAGATTCAAGAGTTGGGTTATAAAGTAGTAGCTATATCAGACTCAAAATGTGGTATTTATTCAAAAGAAGGCTTAGATTTTAATCAGATAAATGAAATAAAAAAAGAGTATGGATCTGTTTGTGAACTAGCTGAATTAAACAAAAGTGTAGATAAATTAAATCCATCTGAATTTTTATACATAGATTGTGATGTGCTTATACTTGCTGCAAAAGAAGATGTTATTAATAAGGATAATGCAGATAAAATTAAAGCAAAAATAATAATAGAAGGTGCAAATAAGCCTATAACTACAGAAGCAGATGATATTTTAAATAAAAATGGAAAATTAATTATTCCAGATATATTATCTAATTCCGGTGGAGTTTTTGTAAGTTATTACGAATGGTTAAAAGGTTTAGGTTTAGTAGATCTAACAGATGAAGAAATAGATAAAATAATGAAAGAAAAGTTAATACAGGCATACAACAAGGTTAAAAATATAAGCCAAAGTAAAAGTCTACCCTTTAGAGAATCAGCATTAATCTTATCTTTAGAAAATCTTTATAAAAAAGCTAAACTTAGAAAGGTCATATAATTAAAAGGAAGGCAGTAGTTGCCTTCCTTGATAAATGTTAGTGATATCCGCCTTCTGAAGAAACTTTTCCTTTGAAAACTCTATATACATAAGTTGTATAAAAGATAACAATAGGCATTATTAAGATTGTAACTACAAGCATAACTGTTAGGGTAATATGAGAAGAAGCAGAATTCCATATTGTTAAGTTGTATTCAGGATTTAATGAAGACCTCATAAGAACTGGGTATGAAGCAAGGGCTATAGTTAGAACTGTTCCAACAGTTGTAAGTGTAGAGCCATAAATAACTTTGTCATAATTATTAGAAACAAGGTTTTTAAAGTAAAGAATAAGACCAATAATAATAAATGCAGGAGCTATCCAGAATAAAGGATATTTAAAGTAATTATCATAAAGAAATGGTGCTACAATAACCATTAAAAAATCTGTTATTGCAAGAGTAATTACATATCCAAAGAATCCTATGTAAGCTGCCTTTTTAGCAAGCTCAAAAACCTCTCCTTCTGTCTTTCTAAGTAGGTAAGCAGACCCATGCATAAGGAACATAAACGCTGCTACAAAACCCATTAAAAGTGGAATAGGTCTTAAAAGGGTAAAGAAATCTCCTCTGTAAATACCTTCTTGGTCAATAGGAACTCCTATTACAGCATTTCCTACTGCAACACCAAAAAGGAGTGCAGGAACAAAATTACCAATCCAGTAAATCCAGTCCCAAGTATTTCTCCATAAAGGTGTTTCTTTTTTATTTCTGTATTCAAATGCCACTGCTCTTCCAATTAAAGCCCATAAAACAAGTAAAATAGCTAAATAGAAGCCACTAAAAGAGGCTGCATAAACAACGGGGAATGCTGCAAAGAGCATTCCACCACCAGCTATAAGCCATACTTCATTACCATCCCAAACAGGGGCTATAGCATTGTAAAGTATTCTTCTATTTTCATCTTTCTTCGTGAAGATAGTTAATATTCCGGTACCAAGGTC
Protein-coding sequences here:
- a CDS encoding nitric-oxide reductase large subunit, yielding MAEERSYKKWFVTFLIGLIVAVLLFTGFTVYQIKNVPPIPKEVKGATGTLYTYDDVVQGKAYFQKYVLMDQGSILGNGGYIGPDYTAMMLDKKIRHLEEIYSQKMLSKNFDSLNPAEKAYIDALVKKDMREVSVLKPDTTQITPEHEQAFLKAKQELVEFLTKGNPNYSLIGGIIKPEEAEKIAAFVDWSALVAASPRPGSNLTYTNNWPPEPRIGLTASFSSLAWSLVAVMAIWTLTIVVLWAFYDYFMKFNGEKPEPSLTITSLTPMQQKVLKFVPLVPLFFFLQVVMGGYLAHLYADPAHSWIIPQSLLPFNAARSFHLNLAVLWIAIGWLAGGLFIAPLVTKGKDFKFPIAVDILWIALVIVGLGGLAGLWLGALGKLPDNLWFWFGNEGREYIELGRLWDIGIVVGLVLWFAIVFFTIRKAEKITPPLQMIIWSSFAIAVLYLAGMAPLTKIMPNFTVDDYFRWWVVHLWVENTFELFAAGTMAFLTVALGLVSVRFATIMMFFEAFLIVATGTIGTGHHYFWMGENEMWIAWGGVLSSLEPLPLVILMVEAYKEYAHVSHKDFPFRMAFIWLAGSAFLNWLGAGFYGMIVNLPIVNYYEHGTYFGIAHGHVALLGAFGYVAIAFLYFIVRANALAKGLHWDEKLSNLAFGLTTAGIFLYAIPTMVIGTKQFQWAYEIGYWAARTREVLEGLGFWMWIRIVPDAMILIGSALILVDIVYKLYLSPKESVSYKTSP
- a CDS encoding IS481 family transposase, giving the protein MKGIIGTPMYMTTLFPKKLSNKIKDIPLTKEAKKRLKWIQHYQDTKNISKTCRYFGISRTTFYKWFERYKKDGLEGLLDRPKTPKNTRKPTIRNQYREQIIKVRKQNPTWSKEKISAYLQEEKNIKVSPSTVYKVLKEEGLIERTKSIKIQNKRKKSIKKKRTKRGLQAQAPGDVVQIDVKHLNIAGATYYQFTAIDKYSRFCFARVYESKNSKKTKEFYIELNEYFEFEIKRVQTDNGSEFLGEFNKYLTDIGVEHYFSYPRSPKTNGVVERLIRTIEEELWLIEGLDYTLEEMNKKLRKYVRKYNFIRPHHSLGYKRPADIVYGV
- a CDS encoding Glu/Leu/Phe/Val family dehydrogenase, with translation MENFTTSTFEKIKSIINYFSIATEEKNSLLEILKYPDISFEFSIYLKKENQIKSIKAYRVLHNSLNGPYKGGLRISQDITYQELLELSTLMTLKNALLDIPFGGSKGGISIGSKSLTLEEKELIIREYVRKLSKYIDEYTDIPAPDMNTDEYDMNVFFDEYSKIKGKPVYAIVTGKSPELKGIEYRKFSTGYGVAYITDKVIKDFLNKDNVKIAIQGFGKVGKYTFKKIQELGYKVVAISDSKCGIYSKEGLDFNQINEIKKEYGSVCELAELNKSVDKLNPSEFLYIDCDVLILAAKEDVINKDNADKIKAKIIIEGANKPITTEADDILNKNGKLIIPDILSNSGGVFVSYYEWLKGLGLVDLTDEEIDKIMKEKLIQAYNKVKNISQSKSLPFRESALILSLENLYKKAKLRKVI
- the cydB gene encoding cytochrome d ubiquinol oxidase subunit II yields the protein MPMEMLTTLEGIWFLLAGVFLVGYALTDGFDLGTGILTIFTKKDENRRILYNAIAPVWDGNEVWLIAGGGMLFAAFPVVYAASFSGFYLAILLVLWALIGRAVAFEYRNKKETPLWRNTWDWIYWIGNFVPALLFGVAVGNAVIGVPIDQEGIYRGDFFTLLRPIPLLMGFVAAFMFLMHGSAYLLRKTEGEVFELAKKAAYIGFFGYVITLAITDFLMVIVAPFLYDNYFKYPLFWIAPAFIIIGLILYFKNLVSNNYDKVIYGSTLTTVGTVLTIALASYPVLMRSSLNPEYNLTIWNSASSHITLTVMLVVTILIMPIVIFYTTYVYRVFKGKVSSEGGYH